Proteins encoded within one genomic window of Trichomycterus rosablanca isolate fTriRos1 chromosome 7, fTriRos1.hap1, whole genome shotgun sequence:
- the LOC134318056 gene encoding tyrosine-protein kinase ZAP-70: protein MIDPAAELPFFYGSISRSDAEQHLKLAGMGDGLFLLRQCLRSLGGYVLSVVWSLEFYHYPVEKQLNGTYCIAGGKSHCGPAELCEYYSKDADGLVCSLRKPCHRSPDTPIKTGVFDSLRDNMLQEYVRQTWNLDGEAMEQAIISQAPQLEKLIATTAHEKMSWFHGKIPRQEGERRLYSGSQPDGKFLVRERVESGTFALSVMYGKTAYHYQILHDKSGKYSMPEGTKFDTVWQLVEYLKMKPDGLVTLLREPCVNQNNAGQTPAVPALRTPRTNGYTPPPKVPGASKILAPMDRQPLPMDSDEFVSPYADPKELKDKTLFIKRDKLMVDEVELGSGNFGCVKKGVYKMKSKHIDVAIKVLKSENEKAVKDEMMREAEIMHQLDNPYIVRMIGLCEAEALMLVMEMAPAGPLNKFLSSRKDQVSVENVVELMHQVSLGMKYLEEKNFVHRDLAARNVLLVNQHYAKISDFGLSKALGADDNYYKARTLGKWPLKWYAPECINYHKFSSKGDVWSYGITMWEAFSYGGKPYKKMKGQEVTAFLQSGKRLECPANCPDPMYEVMNDCWIYKYEDRLDFVKVEERMRSYYYSISKKPPTEASEDATKPKSED from the exons ATGATCGACCCCGCGGCCGAGCTGCCCTTCTTCTACGGCAGCATCAGCCGCTCGGACGCCGAGCAGCACCTGAAGCTGGCGGGCATGGGCGACGGCCTGTTCCTGCTGCGCCAGTGCCTGCGCAGCCTGGGCGGCTACGTGCTGTCGGTGGTGTGGAGCCTGGAGTTCTACCACTACCCCGTGGAGAAGCAGCTGAACGGCACGTACTGCATCGCCGGGGGCAAGTCGCACTGCGGCCCGGCCGAGCTCTGCGAGTACTACAGCAAGGACGCCGACGGCCTGGTGTGTTCGCTCAGGAAGCCGTGCCACCGCTCGCCGGACACGCCCATCAAAACCGGCGTCTTCGACAGCCTGAGGGACAACATGCTCCAGGAGTACGTCCGGCAGACGTGGAACCTCGAC ggtgaAGCCATGGAGCAGGCCATCATCAGTCAGGCTCCTCAGCTGGAGAAGCTGATAGCCACCACAGCCCACGAGAAGATGTCCTGGTTTCACGGCAAAATCCCGCGCCAGGAGGGCGAAAGACGCCTCTACTCGGGGTCGCAGCCAGACGGAAAGTTCCT GGTGAGAGAACGTGTTGAGTCTGGAACCTTCGCGCTGTCGGTCATGTACGGGAAAACTGCGTACCATTATCAGATCCTGCACGATAAATCCGGCAAATACTCCATGCCAGAGGGAACCAAGTTCGACACCGTGTGGCAG CTGGTCGAGTATCTGAAAATGAAACCCGACGGCCTGGTGACGTTACTGCGAGAGCCTTGTGTCAACCAGAACAACGCAGGCC AGACTCCGGCGGTTCCAGCACTG AGGACGCCCAGGACTAATGGCTACACACCGCCGCCTAAAG TTCCTGGAGCGAGCAAGATCCTGGCACCCATGGATCGACAGCCTCTGCCCATGGACAGCGACGAGTTCGTCAGCCCGTACGCTGACCCGAAGGAGCTGAAGGATAAAACGCTCTTCATCAAGCGGGACAAGCTGATGGTGGACGAGGTGGAGCTGGGATCCGGTAATTTTGGATGTGTGAAGAAGGGCGTGTACAAAATGAAAAG CAAGCACATCGACGTGGCCATCAAGGTGCTGAAGAGTGAGAACGAGAAGGCGGTGAAGGACGAGATGATGCGGGAGGCGGAGATCATGCACCAGCTGGATAACCCCTACATAGTGCGCATGATCGGCCTGTGCGAGGCGGAGGCGCTCATGCTGGTGATGGAGATGGCTCCGGCGGGACCCCTGAACAAATTCCTCTCCAGCAGAAA AGATCAGGTGTCGGTGGAGAACGTGGTGGAGCTGATGCACCAGGTCTCGTTGGGGATGAAGTACCTGGAGGAGAAGAACTTTGTTCACCGGGATCTGGCCGCTCGTAACGTCCTGCTGGTCAACCAGCATTACGCCAAGATCAGCGACTTCGGCCTGTCCAAAGCTCTCGGCGCCGACGACAACTATTACAAG gcccGAACGTTGGGGAAATGGCCTCTGAAGTGGTACGCTCCAGAGTGCATCAACTACCACAAGTTCTCCAGTAAAGGTGACGTGTGGAGCTACGGAATCACCATGTGGGAGGCCTTTTCGTACGGAGGCAAACCTTATAAG AAAATGAAGGGTCAGGAGGTGACCGCTTTCCTCCAGAGCGGCAAACGTCTGGAGTGTCCAGCCAACTGCCCAGATCCCATGTACGAGGTGATGAATGACTGCTGGATTTACAA GTATGAAGATCGACTGGACTTCGTTAAAGTGGAGGAGAGAATGAGGTCCTACTATTACTCCATTTCTAAAAAGCCTCCCACCGAGGCGAGTGAAGACGCAACAAAACCGAAGAGTGAAGACTGA